The Persephonella sp. IF05-L8 genome contains a region encoding:
- the rpoC gene encoding DNA-directed RNA polymerase subunit beta', which produces MPFESIRLSLASPEKIREWSHGEVKKPETLNYRTLKPEKDGLFCAKIFGPVKDYECLCGKYKKKKYEGTICDRCGVEVTRSDVRRERFGHIELASPVAHIWYLKSTPSKIGNLLGLTSRDIERVIYFESYLIVEHPDEEEEEAFENDPNTIPLMDGALTKYVKLYVKSEEEFREAYEYEHSEKYEYGMGAEKVKDILSRLDLEAYAAKLRKEMKAYAIGFDELGPEFKQTQDRLYRKVITEIARRFAEAGIKFGEKIPTDKEIDAVISKEYYLVIDPKDTNLQPGQLIHEEEYKDLVAQYGEDGFVVDRGASALEKLYKTYREKNPDIPIFEVIKDSVRQTILKEVAEQKLKKLVRRLRLIEGFIKSGNRPEWMILDVIPVIPPDLRPLIPLDGGRFATSDLNDLYRRVINRNNRLKRLIELDAPEIIIRNEKRMLQEAVDALIDNGRRGRIVTQNNRPLKSLSDSLRGKQGRFRQNLLGKRVDYSGRSVIVVGPELEMHQCGLPKIMALELFKPFVYRRLEEKGYATSIKNAKRMVQEKAPEVWECLEEVVKQHPVLLNRAPTLHRMSVQAFEPVLVEGKAIKLHPLVCPPFNADFDGDQMAVHVPLSVEAQIESYVLMLSTQNILSPAHGKPITMPSQDIILGAYYLTQIVEGSKGEGKLFANEDEAILAYDLGKVDLLAKIKVKKDGKIVETSVGRLILNRVFPEGFRFVNEPLDKKKVSAIISEIYEQFGNEITAETLDKLKELGFEYAAKAGVSISADDLVVPKNKWEIIRKAEEEAQKVWQQYVDGIITKGERHNKIIDIWSQTTNEVTRLLFEELEKTKRVENGKEYPGIFNPIYMMALSGARGNKDQIRQLAGMRGLMAKHSGEFIETPIRSNFKEGLTIVEYFISTYGARKGLADTALKTAVAGYLTRRLVDVAQDVIITNDDCGTLNGLEVSAIIEGGEIVVSLKDRIIGRYAAEDVVDPYTNEVIVNAGEEIDEEKAQAIENAGIETVKIRSVLTCEQKRGVCAKCYGRDLSQRKLVDIGEAVGIIAAQSIGEPGTQLTMRTFHIGGAATAQKAQTKHEASVEGIVKLLNVKTVVDREGKTLVINRDGAIQIVDEEGKIKERFPAPYGGILKVKDGQKVKPGDVLVEWDPFAIPIIAEKSGTLELRDVILDVTVREERDNITGKTIIDISFMRPKDAVLHTPRAVIKGDDGKEYTYDLPVNTIIMLSRNDLETKWDRCLACSEAEDADVYHNYLQVKPGFKVQAGDIIAKIPRETAKVRDIVGGLPRVEELLEAREPKNKAIVSEIDGIVRIYEDADDIIVYNPITGQSEKYDVPKDALVLVKNGQHVHEGQMLTDDGSIKAEFEGVVRLKSKGYKVIVFNKETGLQKEYSIAKGKYMIVKDGEVVKAGDPLTDGTPNPHDILRIMGPEELAKFLVKEVQMVYRMQGVEISDKHFEVIIRQILRKVKIVDPGDSRFLLNEIVDKVDLEEEAKRIAEEGGRPPKAEPVLVGITKASLSTKSWISAASFQETTRVLADAAVEGKEDHLEGLKENVIIGNIVPAGTGIRQYAEVEAIIPQEEIEKLSE; this is translated from the coding sequence ATGCCATTTGAGAGTATAAGACTTTCACTTGCTTCACCTGAAAAGATAAGAGAATGGTCTCACGGTGAAGTTAAAAAACCAGAAACCTTAAACTACAGAACATTAAAACCAGAAAAAGATGGTCTGTTCTGTGCAAAAATATTTGGTCCAGTAAAGGACTATGAATGTTTATGTGGAAAATACAAAAAGAAAAAATATGAAGGAACTATATGTGATAGATGTGGTGTTGAAGTAACAAGGTCTGATGTTAGAAGGGAAAGATTTGGTCATATTGAGCTTGCATCCCCAGTTGCCCATATCTGGTATCTTAAGTCAACACCTTCAAAAATAGGAAATCTCCTTGGGCTTACCTCAAGGGATATAGAAAGGGTTATATACTTTGAGTCTTATCTTATAGTTGAACATCCAGATGAAGAGGAAGAAGAAGCATTTGAGAATGACCCAAATACAATTCCTTTAATGGATGGTGCTCTAACAAAATACGTGAAATTATATGTAAAATCAGAGGAAGAATTCAGAGAAGCCTACGAATATGAGCACTCAGAAAAATATGAATACGGAATGGGTGCTGAAAAAGTAAAAGATATTCTTTCCAGACTTGACCTTGAGGCTTATGCTGCAAAACTCAGAAAAGAGATGAAAGCCTATGCTATAGGCTTTGATGAGCTTGGTCCTGAATTTAAACAGACACAGGATAGACTTTACAGGAAAGTAATAACCGAGATTGCAAGAAGATTTGCAGAAGCTGGAATTAAGTTTGGAGAGAAAATTCCTACAGATAAAGAGATAGATGCTGTTATATCCAAAGAATACTATCTGGTAATAGACCCTAAAGATACAAATCTACAACCTGGACAGCTTATCCATGAAGAAGAATACAAAGACCTTGTTGCCCAATACGGTGAAGATGGTTTTGTTGTAGACAGAGGAGCTTCTGCACTTGAAAAGCTTTACAAGACTTATAGAGAGAAAAATCCAGATATCCCAATATTTGAGGTCATAAAAGACTCTGTAAGACAGACAATCCTTAAAGAAGTTGCAGAACAAAAACTTAAAAAATTAGTCAGAAGGCTCAGACTTATTGAAGGATTTATAAAGTCTGGAAACAGACCTGAATGGATGATTCTTGATGTAATTCCTGTTATCCCACCAGATTTAAGACCTCTTATCCCTCTGGATGGAGGAAGATTTGCAACATCTGACCTGAACGACCTTTACAGAAGGGTTATTAACAGAAATAACAGGCTTAAAAGACTGATTGAGTTAGATGCTCCAGAGATTATCATCAGAAACGAAAAAAGAATGCTTCAGGAAGCAGTTGATGCACTTATAGATAACGGTAGAAGAGGAAGAATTGTTACCCAAAATAACAGACCGCTTAAATCCCTTTCAGACTCATTAAGAGGTAAACAGGGTAGATTTAGACAGAACCTCCTTGGTAAAAGGGTTGACTACTCAGGCCGTTCTGTTATTGTTGTGGGACCTGAACTGGAAATGCACCAGTGTGGTTTACCAAAAATAATGGCTCTTGAGCTTTTCAAACCATTTGTATACAGAAGACTTGAAGAAAAAGGATACGCAACATCTATTAAAAACGCCAAAAGAATGGTTCAGGAAAAGGCACCGGAAGTATGGGAGTGCCTTGAAGAAGTTGTAAAACAACACCCTGTTCTGCTTAACAGGGCGCCAACACTCCACAGGATGTCTGTTCAGGCATTTGAGCCTGTTTTAGTGGAAGGCAAAGCTATAAAACTTCACCCATTAGTATGTCCTCCATTTAACGCTGACTTTGACGGAGACCAGATGGCTGTTCACGTGCCTTTATCTGTAGAGGCACAGATAGAATCTTATGTTTTAATGCTTTCTACACAGAATATTCTTTCTCCTGCACATGGAAAACCTATCACAATGCCTTCTCAGGATATTATTCTTGGTGCCTATTACCTGACACAGATTGTAGAGGGTTCTAAAGGTGAAGGAAAGCTATTTGCAAATGAGGACGAAGCAATTCTGGCTTATGACCTTGGAAAAGTTGACCTCCTTGCAAAAATAAAAGTCAAGAAAGACGGAAAAATAGTTGAGACATCAGTAGGAAGATTAATTCTTAACAGAGTTTTCCCCGAAGGCTTTAGATTTGTAAACGAACCACTTGACAAGAAAAAAGTTTCAGCAATTATCTCTGAGATATATGAACAGTTTGGAAATGAGATAACAGCCGAAACTCTTGATAAACTAAAAGAGCTTGGCTTTGAATACGCTGCTAAAGCAGGTGTATCAATATCAGCAGATGACCTGGTAGTTCCTAAAAACAAATGGGAAATCATAAGAAAAGCTGAAGAAGAAGCTCAGAAAGTATGGCAGCAATATGTTGACGGAATAATCACCAAAGGTGAAAGACATAACAAAATTATTGATATCTGGTCTCAGACCACAAATGAAGTAACAAGACTTCTATTTGAAGAACTTGAGAAAACAAAAAGAGTAGAAAACGGAAAAGAATATCCAGGTATATTCAACCCAATCTATATGATGGCACTCTCAGGTGCGAGAGGTAACAAAGACCAGATTAGACAGCTTGCTGGTATGCGTGGTTTGATGGCCAAGCACTCAGGTGAGTTTATAGAAACACCTATCAGGTCTAACTTCAAAGAGGGTCTTACAATCGTTGAATACTTCATTTCCACATACGGTGCAAGAAAAGGTCTTGCGGATACAGCTCTGAAAACTGCCGTTGCCGGATATCTTACAAGAAGACTTGTTGACGTCGCTCAGGATGTAATTATAACAAACGATGACTGTGGAACACTAAATGGACTTGAAGTATCTGCAATCATAGAAGGTGGAGAAATTGTTGTATCACTCAAGGATAGGATAATAGGTAGATATGCTGCTGAAGATGTAGTAGACCCATATACAAACGAGGTTATTGTAAATGCAGGTGAAGAAATAGATGAAGAAAAAGCGCAGGCTATAGAGAACGCTGGAATAGAAACAGTTAAGATTAGGTCTGTTCTAACATGTGAACAGAAAAGAGGAGTATGTGCAAAATGTTACGGAAGAGACCTCTCCCAGAGAAAATTAGTAGATATTGGTGAAGCTGTAGGAATTATTGCAGCCCAGTCCATTGGAGAACCAGGAACACAGCTTACAATGAGAACATTCCACATTGGTGGTGCTGCTACAGCCCAAAAAGCACAGACAAAACATGAAGCTTCAGTTGAAGGTATAGTTAAACTTCTTAATGTGAAAACTGTTGTAGACCGTGAAGGAAAAACCCTTGTAATAAACAGAGATGGTGCAATTCAGATTGTTGATGAAGAAGGTAAAATCAAAGAAAGATTTCCAGCACCATACGGTGGTATCCTGAAGGTAAAAGATGGACAAAAGGTTAAACCTGGAGATGTTCTTGTTGAGTGGGACCCATTTGCTATTCCAATTATTGCAGAGAAATCAGGAACACTTGAGCTTAGAGACGTCATACTGGATGTTACAGTAAGAGAGGAAAGGGATAATATAACAGGAAAAACAATTATAGATATCTCCTTTATGAGACCTAAAGATGCTGTCCTCCACACCCCAAGAGCTGTTATCAAAGGAGATGATGGTAAAGAATACACTTATGACCTGCCTGTAAACACAATAATAATGCTCTCAAGAAATGACCTTGAAACAAAATGGGACAGATGTCTTGCATGTTCAGAAGCTGAAGACGCTGATGTTTACCACAACTACTTACAGGTAAAACCAGGATTTAAAGTCCAGGCAGGAGATATCATAGCCAAAATACCAAGAGAAACAGCAAAAGTTAGGGATATTGTTGGAGGTCTTCCAAGGGTAGAAGAACTCCTTGAAGCAAGAGAACCTAAAAACAAAGCTATAGTTTCAGAGATAGACGGAATAGTTAGAATATATGAAGATGCAGACGATATAATCGTTTACAATCCAATAACAGGACAGTCTGAGAAATATGATGTTCCAAAGGATGCACTGGTTCTGGTTAAAAACGGTCAACACGTCCATGAAGGACAGATGCTCACCGATGATGGTTCTATTAAAGCTGAATTTGAAGGTGTAGTAAGACTTAAATCCAAAGGATATAAAGTCATCGTGTTTAACAAAGAAACAGGCCTTCAAAAAGAATACTCAATCGCAAAAGGTAAATATATGATTGTTAAAGATGGTGAAGTTGTTAAAGCTGGAGACCCACTTACAGATGGAACACCTAACCCACATGATATCCTGAGAATTATGGGACCTGAAGAACTTGCCAAATTCCTTGTAAAAGAAGTTCAGATGGTTTACAGAATGCAGGGAGTTGAGATTAGCGATAAACACTTTGAAGTAATAATCAGACAGATACTCAGAAAAGTTAAGATTGTTGACCCAGGAGATTCCAGATTTCTGCTTAATGAAATAGTGGACAAAGTTGACCTTGAAGAAGAAGCAAAAAGAATAGCAGAAGAAGGAGGAAGACCACCTAAAGCTGAACCTGTACTGGTAGGTATTACAAAAGCATCTCTATCTACAAAAAGCTGGATTTCTGCTGCATCCTTCCAGGAAACAACAAGAGTTCTTGCTGATGCTGCAGTTGAAGGAAAAGAAGACCACCTTGAAGGTCTAAAAGAAAACGTTATTATCGGTAATATAGTTCCAGCAGGAACAGGTATTAGACAATACGCAGAAGTTGAGGCAATTATTCCTCAGGAAGAAATAGAAAAACTTTCTGAATAA
- the fusA gene encoding elongation factor G, translating into MARQVPIEKLRNIGIVAHIDAGKTTTTERILFYTGKTYKIGEVHEGAATMDWMEQEKERGITITSATTAAYWKGYQLNIIDTPGHVDFGVEVVRSMKALDGIVFVFSSVEAVQPQSEANWRWADKFKVPRIAFVNKMDRVGADFFKVYEDMIEKLGARPVPIQVPIGKEDNFEGVVDLFEMKAYIWRGDELGAKYDVTDEIPEDVRPVAEEWREKMIETIVETDEELMEKYLEGEEISVDELKKALRKATINLELVPMLCGSAFKNKGVQPLLDAVIDFLPSPVDVPPVKGVNPQTGEEEERHASDDEPFCALAFKVMADPYAGQLTYFRVYSGVVKAGDTVLIANKNKKVRVGRILRMHANQREEITEVYAGDIAAAVGLDTVTGDTLSDPDHPIVLESMEFPEPVIAMAIEPKTKSDQEKLSQVLNKFMKEDPTFKVTVDPETNQTLIHGMGELHLEIMVDRMKREYGIEVNVGKPQVAYKETIKKKAVGEGKFIRQSGGRGQYGHAIIEIEPLEGKDYEFVDKIVGGVIPKEYIPAVDAGIQEAMQNGVVAGYPMIGVKATLFDGSFHEVDSSEIAFKIAGSMAFREAAKKANPVLLEPIMLVEVDTPEEYMGDVMGDLSKRRGKILGSEKKGTTMTIRAEVPLAEMFGYATDLRSLTQGRATFSMVFEKYEEVPKNIADEIAGERAKATS; encoded by the coding sequence ATGGCAAGGCAAGTGCCAATTGAAAAATTAAGAAACATAGGTATCGTTGCCCATATTGACGCAGGTAAAACGACAACCACAGAAAGAATTCTGTTCTATACAGGTAAAACATATAAGATTGGTGAGGTGCACGAAGGTGCAGCCACCATGGACTGGATGGAGCAGGAAAAAGAAAGAGGTATCACAATCACCTCTGCTACAACAGCTGCGTACTGGAAAGGATATCAGCTGAATATAATTGATACACCAGGTCACGTTGACTTTGGTGTTGAAGTTGTTCGTTCAATGAAAGCTCTTGATGGTATCGTGTTTGTATTCTCATCTGTTGAAGCTGTTCAACCTCAGTCTGAAGCAAACTGGAGATGGGCTGATAAATTCAAGGTGCCAAGAATTGCCTTTGTTAATAAAATGGACAGAGTTGGAGCAGATTTCTTCAAAGTTTATGAAGATATGATTGAAAAATTAGGTGCAAGACCTGTTCCAATCCAGGTTCCAATTGGAAAAGAAGATAACTTTGAAGGTGTAGTAGACCTCTTTGAAATGAAGGCTTATATCTGGAGAGGAGATGAACTTGGTGCGAAATATGACGTAACAGATGAGATACCGGAAGATGTTAGACCTGTGGCTGAAGAATGGCGTGAAAAGATGATTGAAACTATTGTTGAAACAGATGAAGAATTAATGGAAAAATATCTTGAAGGTGAAGAAATCTCTGTAGATGAACTCAAAAAAGCTTTAAGAAAAGCCACAATAAATCTTGAACTTGTTCCAATGCTCTGTGGTTCTGCTTTCAAAAATAAAGGGGTTCAACCATTACTTGATGCTGTTATAGATTTCCTTCCTTCTCCAGTTGATGTTCCACCTGTTAAAGGAGTAAATCCACAAACTGGAGAAGAGGAAGAAAGACATGCATCTGATGATGAGCCATTCTGTGCCCTTGCATTCAAAGTTATGGCAGACCCTTATGCAGGACAGCTTACTTACTTTAGAGTTTACTCTGGCGTTGTAAAAGCTGGAGATACAGTTCTTATAGCAAACAAAAATAAAAAAGTTAGAGTTGGTAGAATTCTTAGAATGCATGCTAACCAGAGAGAAGAAATTACAGAAGTTTATGCAGGAGATATCGCTGCTGCTGTTGGACTGGATACAGTTACAGGGGATACACTTTCAGACCCAGACCATCCAATAGTTCTGGAATCTATGGAATTCCCAGAACCTGTTATTGCTATGGCTATTGAGCCAAAAACAAAATCTGACCAGGAAAAACTATCACAGGTCTTAAATAAATTCATGAAAGAAGACCCAACATTCAAAGTAACTGTTGACCCTGAAACTAATCAGACCCTTATTCACGGAATGGGTGAGCTCCACCTTGAGATTATGGTTGACAGAATGAAAAGAGAGTACGGAATAGAGGTTAATGTAGGTAAACCTCAGGTTGCTTACAAAGAAACAATCAAGAAAAAAGCTGTTGGAGAAGGTAAGTTCATCAGACAGTCTGGTGGTAGAGGTCAGTACGGACACGCAATTATTGAGATAGAGCCTCTTGAAGGAAAGGATTATGAATTTGTGGACAAAATCGTTGGTGGTGTAATCCCAAAAGAATACATTCCAGCTGTTGATGCTGGTATTCAGGAAGCAATGCAAAATGGTGTTGTTGCCGGATACCCAATGATTGGAGTTAAAGCTACACTGTTTGATGGTTCATTCCACGAAGTTGACTCTTCTGAAATTGCCTTCAAAATTGCAGGTTCCATGGCATTCAGAGAAGCCGCTAAAAAAGCAAACCCAGTACTCCTTGAACCTATAATGCTTGTTGAAGTTGATACGCCTGAGGAGTATATGGGAGATGTTATGGGTGACCTCTCTAAAAGAAGAGGTAAAATCCTTGGTTCTGAGAAAAAAGGAACAACAATGACAATCAGAGCAGAAGTTCCACTTGCTGAGATGTTTGGTTATGCAACAGACCTTAGGTCTTTAACACAGGGTAGAGCAACATTCTCAATGGTATTTGAAAAATATGAAGAAGTTCCTAAAAATATCGCCGATGAAATTGCCGGCGAAAGAGCCAAAGCTACAAGCTAA
- the rpsG gene encoding 30S ribosomal protein S7 gives MPRKGPVKPREIMPDPIYKDVLVHKLINKVMKDGKKSVAEKIVYTAMKILEEKTGEDALTALHKAIENIKPVLEVRPRRVGGSTYQVPMEVPPRRQISLALRWLVEAARNRSGKGNYTMIEKLANELYDAYNNRGAAVKKKEDTHRMAEANKAFAHYRW, from the coding sequence ATGCCAAGGAAAGGACCTGTAAAACCAAGAGAAATAATGCCAGACCCAATTTATAAAGATGTTCTGGTTCACAAATTAATAAATAAAGTAATGAAAGATGGAAAAAAATCAGTTGCAGAAAAAATTGTTTATACAGCAATGAAAATTCTTGAAGAAAAAACAGGAGAAGATGCTTTAACAGCACTTCACAAAGCAATTGAAAATATAAAGCCAGTTCTTGAAGTTAGACCAAGAAGAGTTGGTGGTTCTACATATCAGGTTCCAATGGAAGTGCCACCAAGAAGACAGATATCACTTGCTTTAAGATGGCTTGTTGAAGCAGCAAGAAACAGAAGCGGAAAAGGAAACTACACAATGATAGAAAAACTGGCAAATGAACTCTATGACGCTTATAACAACAGAGGTGCAGCTGTTAAGAAGAAAGAAGATACACACAGAATGGCAGAAGCAAATAAAGCTTTTGCACATTACAGATGGTAA
- the rpsL gene encoding 30S ribosomal protein S12 — translation MPTINQLVRKGRKKVKKKSKAPALEGNPQKRGVCVRVYTTTPKKPNSALRKVARVRLSNGYEVTCYIPGIGHNLQEHSIVLVRGGRVKDLPGVRYKIIRGALDAAGVKDRRQSRSKYGTKRPKQ, via the coding sequence GTGCCAACGATAAACCAGCTTGTTAGAAAGGGAAGGAAAAAGGTTAAGAAAAAATCAAAAGCACCTGCACTTGAAGGAAACCCTCAAAAAAGAGGTGTTTGTGTAAGGGTTTATACAACAACCCCAAAAAAACCAAACTCTGCTTTAAGGAAGGTAGCAAGGGTTAGACTTTCAAATGGATATGAAGTAACCTGCTATATTCCAGGAATTGGACATAATCTTCAGGAACACTCAATTGTTCTTGTTAGAGGTGGAAGGGTAAAAGACCTGCCTGGTGTTAGATATAAAATCATCAGAGGAGCTCTTGATGCTGCCGGTGTTAAAGATAGAAGACAATCCCGTTCTAAATATGGAACAAAAAGACCAAAACAATAA